In Nostoc edaphicum CCNP1411, the sequence ACGTTTGTATTCTGTAACTATTTCCCCAACTAAAAATCCAACAATCTGTTCATGATCACCTGTGGGAGGAGCCATTTCTACAATTACTCCGTCATGCAGTTCATAGCGTCGTTGTGAGTTTTCTGGATACCAGGCGATAAATTCATCAAATGTTACTTTTTTGGTTAAGGCTTGAGTCATACTTTGCCTCTTTGCTTTATGTCAAATTTGACCCCTTTCCAAACTTCTCCCCGACACAGGAAAGGGTTTTTTCTCGTTTTCAAGTTCTGCCAGGAATGCAGTACTCTTTAAGGCTTATGTATTTTGTTAATTAGAATAAAGGGAAGAGTTTCCTGAATTGTGTTATCTGTCAAATCCAGGAAACGAAAAATTATATAATTTCCTAGGGGTAAAAATGGAAACAAAATATCTTGCAGTGGAGCGATCGCATTTTTGACGTTTAAAGCAAGGTAAACTGGTGCAAAACTGCGGATCTTGTTTCTCACGAATGATTTGGGATTGCCATAGTTGTTAGTAGGGAACTTTTAACTAACAATTCCTAGATTGTTGTATATTTCAATGAGATTGCCATCAGGATCGCGAAAATAAGCTGTGCGGATTCCCCAGTCTGGGCGATCTTGTGGTTCTGTTACAACGATCGCATTCTGAGTTTTTACTTGCTCATAAACCTCATCCACGTTATCGACTGCGAAAATCAAGACAATTTTATCTCGATTGACAACATACGAAGGTTGTTCGATTCTTGGGACTACTTCAGCCATTAATTCTTTTTTGAACAAACCCAGCTTGAGATATCCGGTATTAAACTCAGCATATCCGCTATCTTCATCGCCCCAATCGACATCAAATTTCAGCAGATCCCGGTAGAACAGAAAAGAATCTTTATAGTTGGAGACAAGCAGTCTCAGGTGTGTTAACTGAAGCTTCATATCTGTTACCTTAGTCTACTAACTGTGAATTCTAGGTTCTGGATGCAAAGTCGCCAGCAACTCGCTTTCGACAATTGCCAATTCATCAAGCCGTTGCATGACAATTTCTCGGTCGAAATAAGTAGCAGCTAAAACCCAATATATACCGTAGTGTCGCGCTTCGGATGCCATTAGCCCACGATAAAATTTTGCTAACTCTGGCTCTGGACAGTGAGCAGCTAATAATCCCAGGCGTTCGTGAGAGCGAGCTTCTATTAAACCAGTTACTAGTAAGGAATCCAGAAATCGCTCAGGTTCTTTGGGGCGGACTTGAGCTTTTAAACCTGCGCCGTAGGGAGGCGGTGGTAAGGGAGCTAGGGGAATATTCCGGCGTTCTAACCATTGGTTAACTAGCTCAAAGTGTTCTAGTTCTTCGCGGGCGATCGCAGTTAGTTCCCGTACCATCTTAGTATTGGAAGGGTAACGAAACATCATGTTTAAGGCCACGCCCGCTGCTTTGCGTTCACAGTGGGAGTGGTCGAGTAAGATGATGTCTAAGTTAGCGATCGCTTGTTCAACCCAAGCAGAGGTTGTGGGCTGTTTTAGGGCATTGATAGTCGATAATTGAGTAAGCACAAAGTCACAAAACTCCAGAATTTAAATTTGGCTGAGTACCCTAACAAATTGATTTTAATCGTGGATGGGGCAATTTGTTGCTTTTATACCTTTTGCCCTCTCTCTTAGTCAGCACGTCATTGATTACCAAAAGCTGAAAATATCATCTAAATGGCTCTTATTTGCTGGCTTGTCCACGCACGAAATGCTTTCATTGTCGCATTCCTGCCATTGGTTTTACTCAACATCAAATATTCGGGAATCACTTTGCAAAATTGAGATGCTCCAATAATATTGGAGTAGCTCTTTTTCTGTTTTTGTTAACTCAATTTTCACATATTTACAGAGATATAGGACTCATATTTGATTTCTGAAAAAACTCAGTACAACTAAGAAGCCTTCTTGACTGTTGCCTATTGTCTATTGCCTATTGCCTGTCTACGCAAATTAGTTCAGAAATCAAAGCGGATTCCTATAGATAAAATTGGATATTCCATATTCAGATAAGTAGTGCTTAAAAGTTTGCACTTCCTCTATAATTTCCTGAATATGTCTTTTGAGAGCTATTCTTGACGGAAAATAATTACAAAACTGGTCTGCAATGCCTAGCAAAGTTACTGAAGTGTGATTTTCTATCCCTCTTCTAAGAAACCAGATTTTCTGAGGGCTATATGTTAACTGAAAGGAGTTGAAGCAAGTTTAATTCGCCGCTGTTTGGGCTTCTTGATAAATTATTTCTTGAAACTGGATCATATCTTTTTGTGGATCGGCGTGGCTAACTTTCACTACTATCTGTTCGCCCAAATTCACAGAACGTTTGAAAGTCATTGGTAACTGCAAACCCAAATCTTCTAACAAAATTAAGGCTAAGTTGCTGTCTTCCCGCAGCCACATCAACACTGTCACATCCCAGGTTTCCTCTGGATGACGGCGTAAATACTCTAGAGCATAATATCTATTAGTTTGCCGTTCCACCATCGTCAACTCTTGGGTGATGCTGGTTACATTCATCATCACTTCTTTAAGTTGTTCTGCGGAAAATGGTAAAACTTCGCCCCGCAAATGAGCTTTCAGTTGGAAGTGGGTAAGCAAGTCACTGTAGCGACGAATGGGAGAGGTTGCTTGGGTATAAGTATCCAAACCCAAACCAGCATGACGCAGAGGCGTAATGCTCATTTCACTCTTGGGCATACAACGACGCATGGCGCAGGCGCGAACGAATCCAGCCGGAAGTAGGAGTAATTCTTCGTCTGGGGGTAATTCCGGTTGCGGCTGACCGCGAAAAGGCAAAGGTATGTTGTGAGCTTTACCATAACGAGCCGCAACTTCACCGGCAACAATCATCATTTCTGCTACCAGTTGCCGCGACGGGGAATCGTCCAAAATATCAATGTTGATCTCGTCACCTTTGACTTTGATCGTTGCTTCGGGCATGGTGATGCTAATTGCCCCTTGGGCGTAGCGCCAAGCTTTGCGCCGCTGTGCCCAAGTAGCGATCGCTGCAATTTCTGGTTCTGCTTGTACTCGTAATTGCAGCATTTCATCTACATCTTCGTAGGTGAGGCGATAAGTCGGCTTAATCAAGCTGGTATGAATGCTGTAATCTTCTACTACCCCAGTACTACCTAAAATAATCCCGAAACTGAGGGCGCAACAAACCTTTCCCTGTATCAGACTCATTGGCCCAGTTGCCAATACCTCTGGAAACATGGGAATCATCCCCGTAGGTAAATAGACTGTACTACCCCGCTTTCTAGCTTCCAAATCTAATTCATCTTCCGGCACTAACCATCTAGTAGGATCGGCGATATGCGCCCAAATCCGTTCCCGTCCATCGGGGAGTACTTCCCAACTTAGACCATCGTCGATCTCTGTGGTAGTTTCATCATCAATGGTGTAGACCTTCAGATGAGTCAGATCCAGGCGGTTTGCATCTGAGTCAATCGGCGGGAAATCCAAACGCTGTTGCGCCACTTCTAATACCTTATTAGGAAACTGAATCGGAATTGAAGAACGACGCAGGAACAAGTTTTCATAAGGACTCCACCAACCCAAATCTACCAGCAGTTGAAAGGCTCCTTGGGGTGTTGTGGGTCGTCCCAGCATGGTCATAGTTTCTAATACCGGAGCGCTTGGCGGATAAGCACGAGCCAAGGAGTCATAA encodes:
- a CDS encoding tRNA-(ms[2]io[6]A)-hydroxylase, which codes for MLTQLSTINALKQPTTSAWVEQAIANLDIILLDHSHCERKAAGVALNMMFRYPSNTKMVRELTAIAREELEHFELVNQWLERRNIPLAPLPPPPYGAGLKAQVRPKEPERFLDSLLVTGLIEARSHERLGLLAAHCPEPELAKFYRGLMASEARHYGIYWVLAATYFDREIVMQRLDELAIVESELLATLHPEPRIHS
- a CDS encoding VOC family protein; protein product: MKLQLTHLRLLVSNYKDSFLFYRDLLKFDVDWGDEDSGYAEFNTGYLKLGLFKKELMAEVVPRIEQPSYVVNRDKIVLIFAVDNVDEVYEQVKTQNAIVVTEPQDRPDWGIRTAYFRDPDGNLIEIYNNLGIVS
- a CDS encoding ribonuclease catalytic domain-containing protein; the protein is MEKGTLVEFRVQGDRRLGIVERPDGKTRWFVVDERGQSHSLAPRQITYTVTGQTYKPSDIASFLEQVKPYVDPSSLEVAWELLVEDGETVTPNLMANLLFSESAAPHCYAAYCLLSDDKLYFKQKGDAYEARTASQVAERKHQLEVEALKAKGQQEFLIRVEQALKGEAVEWQRHDRQRLEGLEKYAALLADTVRTGVNYDSLARAYPPSAPVLETMTMLGRPTTPQGAFQLLVDLGWWSPYENLFLRRSSIPIQFPNKVLEVAQQRLDFPPIDSDANRLDLTHLKVYTIDDETTTEIDDGLSWEVLPDGRERIWAHIADPTRWLVPEDELDLEARKRGSTVYLPTGMIPMFPEVLATGPMSLIQGKVCCALSFGIILGSTGVVEDYSIHTSLIKPTYRLTYEDVDEMLQLRVQAEPEIAAIATWAQRRKAWRYAQGAISITMPEATIKVKGDEINIDILDDSPSRQLVAEMMIVAGEVAARYGKAHNIPLPFRGQPQPELPPDEELLLLPAGFVRACAMRRCMPKSEMSITPLRHAGLGLDTYTQATSPIRRYSDLLTHFQLKAHLRGEVLPFSAEQLKEVMMNVTSITQELTMVERQTNRYYALEYLRRHPEETWDVTVLMWLREDSNLALILLEDLGLQLPMTFKRSVNLGEQIVVKVSHADPQKDMIQFQEIIYQEAQTAAN